The following coding sequences are from one Diabrotica virgifera virgifera chromosome 2, PGI_DIABVI_V3a window:
- the LOC114324643 gene encoding uncharacterized GMC-type oxidoreductase Mb1310-like: protein MKIITIICVIIFGSFLIVYGQTSSKVKSYMDLMEEGSKSSMTYEFPTNAKMYEATEEPIIDYGTYDFVIIGGGTAGCVVANRLSEIENWSVLVIEAGNYTSLGVHEFLSNTFSLTQHSNFNWGFPMVSQKPDGSGNNETNRYPRGKGVGGSSLINPAICTKGNPENYNNWAEITNDLTWTYNNVLKYFKKAENFHWTDQYAPVNMKYHGTKGMMTIQHSVPHNFLTQTFLDANIDLKMNLTDYNSPSQLGGSVFQIFLKDGKREDTGSVYITPFLKRRNLRVLTNSFVTKIEINSLNKTASSVIFTNSGRTFRVKAKKEIILSAGVVGSPQILMLSGVGPHKHLREIGIDVIKNLEVGSSFVDHPLVMLGFKSNMTITEEPIQKKVADLCQGKGSLTSFTISQGVGFYRVNPYGNNKAPNVEVFPLVLKYSQSGPGLYESDTDIYQAYFADRDQQMGFYFSNIAPISRGTIRLKNKDPFEYPLINPKFFSDVNNTDIEVSYKGLELIFNMINTPSYQKLGFKYVANPLPPCESFTKSSREYWYCYIRYMAAPFYHGTGTCSMGKSHETGAVVDSKLKVFGINKLRVVDASIFPTPIAGHTEMPVLMVAEKISDEIKAYYL, encoded by the exons ATTACGGAACATACGATTTTGTAATAATTGGCGGCGGTACGGCTGGATGTGTAGTAGCAAACAGACTTTCAGAAATCGAAAACTGGAGTGTCCTTGTTATAGAAGCCGGAAATTACACAAGTCTTGGAGTACATGAATTCCTCTCAAATACTTTTTCGCTGACACAACACTCAAATTTTAACTGGGGCTTTCCAATGGTATCACAGAAACCTGACGGCTCAG GTAATAATGAAACGAACAGATATCCTCGAGGTAAGGGTGTTGGTGGTTCTTCATTAATTAATCCTGCAATCTGTACCAAAGGTAATCCTGAAAATTATAATAACTGGGCTGAAATTACCAACGACTTGACTTGGACTTACAATAATGTTTTGAAGTACTTTAAAAAAGCCGAAAATTTTCACTGGACAGACCAATATGCTCCAGTAAACATGAAATATCATGGTACAAAGGGAATGATGACTATTCAACATAGTGTACCGCATAATTTCCTTACTCAGACATTTTTAGACGCTAACATAGACTTAAAAATGAATCTCACAGATTATAATTCACCAAGTCAACTGGGTGGTTctgtttttcaaatttttctaaaaGATGGTAAACGGGAAGACACAGGATCTGTTTATATTACTCCATTTCTAAAAAGACGCAACCTCCGAGTATTAACTAACAGTTTTGTGacgaaaatagaaataaatagttTAAATAAAACGGCATCAAGCGTTATATTTACCAACTCAGGACGAACATTTCGAGTAAAGGCCAAAAAGGAAATTATTCTGTCAGCTGGAGTAGTCGGTAGCCCACAAATATTAATGCTCTCAGGTGTTGGCCCTCACAAACATCTTCGAGAAATTGGTATAGATGTTATAAAAAATTTAGAAGTTGGATCTAGCTTTGTCGATCATCCTTTAGTTATGCTTGGTTTTAAGTCGAATATGACAATTACCGAAGAACCAATACAAAAAAAAGTCGCTGATCTGTGTCAAGGAAAAGGCAGTTTGACCAGTTTTACAATATCACAGGGAGTAGGGTTTTATAGAGTTAATCCTTACGGAAATAATAAAGCTCCAAATGTGGAAGTTTTtccactagttttaaagtattctCAAAGTGGACCAGGACTGTATGAATCTGATACTGATATTTACCAAGCATATTTCGCTGACAGAGATCAACAGATGGGTTTTTATTTTTCGAACATTGCACCGATTTCCAGGGGAACCATAAGGTTAAAAAACAAGGATCCGTTTGAATATCCTTTAATAAACCCAAAATTCTTCTCAGATGTTAATAACACAGACATTGAAGTATCATATAAAGGACTAGAGTTAATATTTAATATGATTAATACACCATCATATCAAAAATTAGGCTTCAAATATGTAGCTAATCCTCTTCCCCCATGTGAATCATTTACAAAAAGTTCTAGAGAGTATTGGTATTGTTATATAAGATACATGGCAGCTCCATTCTATCATGGTACTGGTACGTGCTCTATGGGCAAAAGTCATGAAACTGGCGCAGTAGTAGATTCAAAACTTAAAGTTTTTggtataaataaattaagggtagtgGATGCTAGCATTTTCCCCACTCCAATTGCGGGACATACTGAAATGCCAGTTTTAATGGTAGCTGAAAAGATATCAGATGAAATTAAGGCGTACTATTTATAA